From a region of the Triticum aestivum cultivar Chinese Spring chromosome 7D, IWGSC CS RefSeq v2.1, whole genome shotgun sequence genome:
- the LOC123167078 gene encoding uncharacterized protein isoform X1 produces the protein MTSTAAAASAAAAINYVSSYALSPHAAPFNPPSRPACAPFQYRQNGDVSRSAGASSVGYAEEKTSRDTHSASPIACALMKSSGAVYPPSTHAMHTGQPSSWSAVCLDAYPSSPYVRITSNYKQQNSLTSGNGSKCSTVRIERPPNKTSETNKNSCGSGSKLVIAENPKSNKDSEKETSSRSLQFNGPADGKDNSQGTMFSSSGQKNMFSSKEANPVFSASPLHIPTTCADPCGVLAEDVMPDPSECSVDSPCYRGASASRLSPFDVFQTPATQSTNQELEAFAVRQKQSSSTVRHHETPSELQSLVTKTNHDHCKSQTEAGVSKKSGVTSIKETKNSCGKEHECANQYAAKCELEQKDLLKLRDNYVKRSGLNSAAPDFVPSSIGKSKFGKGPCSSTGNNISGVLKAIENLTVVFQSSYSGDEIKLDEDDCILLESVIDSLQTCLHKIRKDPIKGASDKAGSKAPHSQTAVLKYDPGKYNRSYIADGEKDIIINHFAGSSHMHNEFGRNSLTGGQPALNSVQKKMSCEEEHPQVLVYKNLWIEAERANCELKYQLKHTCIKIDLESSMAPIGGPGPRKNYSQVSDLSTDPSNLYGVASAHPTGETSGARNGQYLPYAGDCTRSGGDAALSCSSSTKGYTALPKNLQHGHVLTGLEETATQRRAPLPYGACQGLNGGTLDGVAARSYITGQDGILRSNSKYGSSDWEHVLTEEIGWS, from the exons ATGAcctcgaccgccgccgccgcctccgccgccgccgccattaaCTACGTCTCGTCATATGCTCTCTCCCCGCACGCCGCTCCCTTCAACCCCCCCTCCCGACCGGCTTGCGCCCCTTTCCAGTACCGCCAAAATG GTGATGTTTCTAGGTCGGCGGGTGCTAGCTCTGTGGGTTATGCCGAAGAGAAGACATCAAGAGATACTCACTCAGCGTCACCAATTGCATGTGCCTTGATGAAATCAAGTGGTGCCGTTTATCCACCCTCTACACATGCCATGCACACTGGGCAGCCAAGTTCATGGTCAGCAGTTTGCCTGGATGCATATCCCTCCTCACCATATGTCAGGATAACATCCAATTATAAGCAGCAAAATTCCTTGACCTCAGGAAATGGGAGCAAATGTTCAACAGTGAGGATAGAAAGGCCACCAAATAAAACATCAGAAACTAACAAAAACAGTTGTGGTTCTGGAAGCAAGTTGGTTATAGCAGAAAATCCTAAGTCTAATAAAGACAGTGAAAAAGAAACATCATCCCGCAGTTTACAATTCAATGGTCCTGCTGATGGCAAGGACAATTCACAAGGTACCATGTTCTCCTCCTCGGGTCAAAAAAACATGTTCTCCTCCAAAGAGGCAAATCCCGTCTTCAGTGCAAGCCCTCTTCATATTCCAACTACTTGTGCTGATCCATGTGGTGTTTTGGCCGAGGATGTGATGCCAGATCCATCAGAATGCTCTGTTGATTCACCGTGCTATAGAGGTGCTTCAGCTTCTCGTCTGTCTCCATTTGATGTTTTTCAGACACCTGCTACCCAGTCAACTAATCAAGAATTAGAAGCTTTTGCCGTACGACAGAAACAAAGCTCTAGTACTGTTCGACATCATGAAACTCCGTCCGAGCTCCAGAGTTTGGTCACCAAGACTAACCACGACCACTGCAAATCCCAGACTGAAGCCGGTGTGTCAAAGAAATCTGGGGTCACAAGTATAAAGGAGACAAAAAATTCATGTGGGAAGGAGCATGAATGTGCAAACCAGTATGCAGCAAAATGTGAACTAGAGCAGAAAGACCTTTTGAAACTGAGAGACAATTATGTGAAGCGATCTGGTCTGAATTCTGCTGCTCCGGATTTTGTACCTTCGTCGATTGGGAAATCAAAATTTGGCAAAG GACCCTGTTCTTCAACAGGAAATAATATATCGGGAGTTCTCAAGGCAATCGAGAATCTAACTGTGGTATTCCAGAGTAGTTATTCTGGTGATGAAATCAAGCTAGATGAAGATGACTGCATCCTCCTTGAATCAGTGATTGATAGTCTTCAGACTTGCCTTCATAAAATAAGAAAG GATCCTATTAAGGGTGCTTCTGACAAGGCAGGATCAAAGGCTCCACATTCTCAGACTGCAGTTTTAAAATATGACCCAGGAAAATATAATCGTAGTTACATTGCAGATGGTGAAAAGGACATAATTATTAATCATTTTGCTGGTTCTAGTCATATGCACAATGAGTTTGGAAGAAACAGCTTGACAGGGGGCCAG CCTGCACTCAACAGTGTCCAAAAGAAGATGTCCTGTGAGGAAGAGCATCCACAGGTTCTTGTGTATAAGAATCTGTGGATTGAAGCGGAGCGTGCAAATTGTGAATTGAAGTACCAGCTGAAACACACTTGTATAAAAATAGACCTAGAGTCCAGCATGGCTCCTATTGGTGGGCCTGGGCCAAGAAAGAATTACTCCCAAGTCTCTGATTTGAGTACCGATCCAAGTAATCTGTATGGAGTTGCCTCAGCTCACCCTACCGGAGAGACATCAGGAGCAAGAAACGGTCAATATCTTCCTTATGCTGGTGACTGCACTCGGTCAGGAGGCGACGCCGCACTTAGCTGTTCTTCAAGCACCAAAGGGTACACTGCTCTGCCGAAGAATTTGCAGCATGGCCATGTCCTAACAGGCTTGGAAGAAACTGCCACGCAGCGCCGTGCGCCTCTGCCATATGGAGCTTGTCAAGGGTTGAATGGAGGCACTTTGGATGGAGTGGCTGCCCGCTCATACATCACCGGACAAGATGGCATTTTGCGTAGCAATTCAAAGTATGGATCGTCAGACTGGGAGCATGTGCTAACTGAAGAAATCGGCTGGAGCTGA
- the LOC123167076 gene encoding protein CCA1 isoform X2: MEINSSGEETMIKVRKPYTITKQRERWTEAEHKRFLEALKLYGRAWQRIEEHVGTKTAVQIRSHAQKFFTKLEKEAINNGTSPGQAHDIDIPPPRPKRKPNCPYPRKGCLSSETPTREVPKSSVSLSNSNAEMGSNGTLQLTCIQKLQRKELSENGSCSEVINIFREAPSASFSSSNKSSSNHGVSGGIEPTKTENKDIATMERKSTSIDVGKDVKDINDQEMERNNRVHISSNYDRSHEDCLDNSMKHMQLKPNTAETTYTGQHAASAPLYQMNKTGATGAPDPGTEGSHPDQTSDQVGGANGSMDCIHPTLLVDPKMGSSSTAQPFPHNYAGFAPTMQCHCNQDAYRSSLNMSSTFSNMLVSTLLSNPTVHAAARLAASYWPAADSNIPVGPNQEVFAENAQGRHIGSPPSMASVVAATVAAASAWWATQGLLPLFAPPMAFPFVPVPTASFPTADVQRATENFPVDNAPKECQVAQEQGQPEAMIVVASSVSDESGKGEVSPHTELNISPADKVETTPPTGAETSDAFGNKKKQDRSSCGSNTPSSSDVEAEHVPENQDQANDKTQQACCSNSSAGDMNHRRVVWLSINCSVEESFPKAFLLHKQKD, encoded by the exons ATGGAGATAAATTCTTCGGGTGAGGAAACAATGATAAAG GTGCGAAAGCCGTACACAATAACAAAACAGCGGGAGCGGTGGACCGAGGCAGAGCACAAACGGTTCCTTGAAGCCCTCAAACTGTATGGCAGAGCTTGGCAGCGCATAGAAG AGCACGTTGGGACAAAGACGGCCGTGCAAATCAGAAGCCATGCTCAGAAGTTCTTCACCAAG TTGGAAAAGGAAGCTATCAATAATGGTACTTCTCCGGGACAAGCTCATGATATAGACATACCTCCACCACGGCCTAAAAGAAAACCTAACTGTCCATATCCTCGAAAAGGTTGTCTCAGTTCTGAAACACCCACCAGAGAAGTTCCAAAATCAAGTGTAAGCTTGAGCAATAGCAATGCAGAAATGGGGAGCAATGGAACTCTTCAG CTCACCTGCATTCAGAAACTTCAAAGGAAGGAGTTATCTGAAAATGGCAGTTGCTCAGAAGTTATTAATATCTTTCGAGAAGCACCATCTGCCTCATTTTCTTCCTCTAACAAGAGCTCTTCAAATCATGGTGTCTCTGGGGGAATTGAACCGactaaaacagaaaacaaagataTTGCAACCATGGAAAGGAAATCTACTTCCATTGATGTGGGGAAGGATGTAAAAGATATTAATGACCAGGAAATGGAAAGGAACAACAGAGTCCACATCAGTTCTAATTATGACCGTTCTCATGAAGATTGTTTGGATAACTCAATGAAACACATGCAGTTGAAGCCAAATACCGCGGAGACAACATACACGGGTCAACATGCTGCAAGTGCCCCACTCTACCAAATGAATAAGACTGGGGCAACTGGCGCTCCAGACCCTGGAACTGAAGGAAGTCATCCTGATCAAACAAGTGATCAAGTGGGAGGAGCTAATGGAAGCATGGACTGCATCCATCCAACACTTCTGGTGGATCCAAAAATGGGCAGCAGTTCCACAGCACAGCCCTTTCCCCACAACTATGCAGGCTTTGCACCAACGATGCAATGCCACTGCAACCAAGATGCCTACAGGTCTTCTCTTAATATGTCATCCACCTTCTCCAACATGCTCGTTTCCACGTTGTTATCAAACCCCACAGTACATGCAGCCGCAAGGCTTGCAGCATCATACTGGCCAGCAGCAGACAGCAACATTCCTGTTGGTCCAAATCAAGAAGTTTTTGCTGAGAATGCTCAAGGAAGACATATTGGTTCTCCTCCAAGCATGGCTTCTGTGGTAGCAGCTACAGTTGCTGCGGCTTCGGCATGGTGGGCAACACAAGGTCTTCTCCCTCTTTTTGCTCCCCCCATGGCTTTTCCATTTGTCCCAGTTCCTACTGCTTCCTTTCCCACAGCGGATGTTCAGCGAGCTACAGAGAACTTCCCAGTGGACAACGCACCGAAGGAATGCCAAGTAGCTCAGGAGCAAGGTCAACCTGAAGCTATGATAGTTGTAGCGTCTTCTGTATCCGACGAGAGTGGAAAAGGAGAGGTGTCTCCCCACACTGAGTTAAATATATCTCCTGCTGATAAAGTTGAGACAACACCTCCCACAGGAGCTGAAACAAGTGATGCTTTCGGCAACAAGAAGAAGCAGGATCGCTCTTCATGTGGTTCCAACACGCCATCAAGTAGTGATGTAGAGGCAGAACATGTTCCTGAGAACCAAGATCAAGCCAACGACAAGACACAGCAAGCATGTTGCAGTAATTCTTCAGCTGGTGACATGAACCACCGCAG GGTCGTATGGCTTTCGATAAACTGTTCAGTAGAGGAAAGCTTCCCCAAAGCTTTTCTCCTCCACAAGCAGAAGGATTGA
- the LOC123167078 gene encoding uncharacterized protein isoform X2, translating to MTSTAAAASAAAAINYVSSYALSPHAAPFNPPSRPACAPFQYRQNGDVSRSAGASSVGYAEEKTSRDTHSASPIACALMKSSGAVYPPSTHAMHTGQPSSWSAVCLDAYPSSPYVRITSNYKQQNSLTSGNGSKCSTVRIERPPNKTSETNKNSCGSGSKLVIAENPKSNKDSEKETSSRSLQFNGPADGKDNSQGTMFSSSGQKNMFSSKEANPVFSASPLHIPTTCADPCGVLAEDVMPDPSECSVDSPCYRGASASRLSPFDVFQTPATQSTNQELEAFAVRQKQSSSTVRHHETPSELQSLVTKTNHDHCKSQTEAGVSKKSGVTSIKETKNSCGKEHECANQYAAKCELEQKDLLKLRDNYVKRSGLNSAAPDFVPSSIGKSKFGKGNNISGVLKAIENLTVVFQSSYSGDEIKLDEDDCILLESVIDSLQTCLHKIRKDPIKGASDKAGSKAPHSQTAVLKYDPGKYNRSYIADGEKDIIINHFAGSSHMHNEFGRNSLTGGQPALNSVQKKMSCEEEHPQVLVYKNLWIEAERANCELKYQLKHTCIKIDLESSMAPIGGPGPRKNYSQVSDLSTDPSNLYGVASAHPTGETSGARNGQYLPYAGDCTRSGGDAALSCSSSTKGYTALPKNLQHGHVLTGLEETATQRRAPLPYGACQGLNGGTLDGVAARSYITGQDGILRSNSKYGSSDWEHVLTEEIGWS from the exons ATGAcctcgaccgccgccgccgcctccgccgccgccgccattaaCTACGTCTCGTCATATGCTCTCTCCCCGCACGCCGCTCCCTTCAACCCCCCCTCCCGACCGGCTTGCGCCCCTTTCCAGTACCGCCAAAATG GTGATGTTTCTAGGTCGGCGGGTGCTAGCTCTGTGGGTTATGCCGAAGAGAAGACATCAAGAGATACTCACTCAGCGTCACCAATTGCATGTGCCTTGATGAAATCAAGTGGTGCCGTTTATCCACCCTCTACACATGCCATGCACACTGGGCAGCCAAGTTCATGGTCAGCAGTTTGCCTGGATGCATATCCCTCCTCACCATATGTCAGGATAACATCCAATTATAAGCAGCAAAATTCCTTGACCTCAGGAAATGGGAGCAAATGTTCAACAGTGAGGATAGAAAGGCCACCAAATAAAACATCAGAAACTAACAAAAACAGTTGTGGTTCTGGAAGCAAGTTGGTTATAGCAGAAAATCCTAAGTCTAATAAAGACAGTGAAAAAGAAACATCATCCCGCAGTTTACAATTCAATGGTCCTGCTGATGGCAAGGACAATTCACAAGGTACCATGTTCTCCTCCTCGGGTCAAAAAAACATGTTCTCCTCCAAAGAGGCAAATCCCGTCTTCAGTGCAAGCCCTCTTCATATTCCAACTACTTGTGCTGATCCATGTGGTGTTTTGGCCGAGGATGTGATGCCAGATCCATCAGAATGCTCTGTTGATTCACCGTGCTATAGAGGTGCTTCAGCTTCTCGTCTGTCTCCATTTGATGTTTTTCAGACACCTGCTACCCAGTCAACTAATCAAGAATTAGAAGCTTTTGCCGTACGACAGAAACAAAGCTCTAGTACTGTTCGACATCATGAAACTCCGTCCGAGCTCCAGAGTTTGGTCACCAAGACTAACCACGACCACTGCAAATCCCAGACTGAAGCCGGTGTGTCAAAGAAATCTGGGGTCACAAGTATAAAGGAGACAAAAAATTCATGTGGGAAGGAGCATGAATGTGCAAACCAGTATGCAGCAAAATGTGAACTAGAGCAGAAAGACCTTTTGAAACTGAGAGACAATTATGTGAAGCGATCTGGTCTGAATTCTGCTGCTCCGGATTTTGTACCTTCGTCGATTGGGAAATCAAAATTTGGCAAAG GAAATAATATATCGGGAGTTCTCAAGGCAATCGAGAATCTAACTGTGGTATTCCAGAGTAGTTATTCTGGTGATGAAATCAAGCTAGATGAAGATGACTGCATCCTCCTTGAATCAGTGATTGATAGTCTTCAGACTTGCCTTCATAAAATAAGAAAG GATCCTATTAAGGGTGCTTCTGACAAGGCAGGATCAAAGGCTCCACATTCTCAGACTGCAGTTTTAAAATATGACCCAGGAAAATATAATCGTAGTTACATTGCAGATGGTGAAAAGGACATAATTATTAATCATTTTGCTGGTTCTAGTCATATGCACAATGAGTTTGGAAGAAACAGCTTGACAGGGGGCCAG CCTGCACTCAACAGTGTCCAAAAGAAGATGTCCTGTGAGGAAGAGCATCCACAGGTTCTTGTGTATAAGAATCTGTGGATTGAAGCGGAGCGTGCAAATTGTGAATTGAAGTACCAGCTGAAACACACTTGTATAAAAATAGACCTAGAGTCCAGCATGGCTCCTATTGGTGGGCCTGGGCCAAGAAAGAATTACTCCCAAGTCTCTGATTTGAGTACCGATCCAAGTAATCTGTATGGAGTTGCCTCAGCTCACCCTACCGGAGAGACATCAGGAGCAAGAAACGGTCAATATCTTCCTTATGCTGGTGACTGCACTCGGTCAGGAGGCGACGCCGCACTTAGCTGTTCTTCAAGCACCAAAGGGTACACTGCTCTGCCGAAGAATTTGCAGCATGGCCATGTCCTAACAGGCTTGGAAGAAACTGCCACGCAGCGCCGTGCGCCTCTGCCATATGGAGCTTGTCAAGGGTTGAATGGAGGCACTTTGGATGGAGTGGCTGCCCGCTCATACATCACCGGACAAGATGGCATTTTGCGTAGCAATTCAAAGTATGGATCGTCAGACTGGGAGCATGTGCTAACTGAAGAAATCGGCTGGAGCTGA
- the LOC123167076 gene encoding protein LHY isoform X1: MEINSSGEETMIKVRKPYTITKQRERWTEAEHKRFLEALKLYGRAWQRIEEHVGTKTAVQIRSHAQKFFTKLEKEAINNGTSPGQAHDIDIPPPRPKRKPNCPYPRKGCLSSETPTREVPKSSVSLSNSNAEMGSNGTLQLTCIQKLQRKELSENGSCSEVINIFREAPSASFSSSNKSSSNHGVSGGIEPTKTENKDIATMERKSTSIDVGKDVKDINDQEMERNNRVHISSNYDRSHEDCLDNSMKHMQLKPNTAETTYTGQHAASAPLYQMNKTGATGAPDPGTEGSHPDQTSDQVGGANGSMDCIHPTLLVDPKMGSSSTAQPFPHNYAGFAPTMQCHCNQDAYRSSLNMSSTFSNMLVSTLLSNPTVHAAARLAASYWPAADSNIPVGPNQEVFAENAQGRHIGSPPSMASVVAATVAAASAWWATQGLLPLFAPPMAFPFVPVPTASFPTADVQRATENFPVDNAPKECQVAQEQGQPEAMIVVASSVSDESGKGEVSPHTELNISPADKVETTPPTGAETSDAFGNKKKQDRSSCGSNTPSSSDVEAEHVPENQDQANDKTQQACCSNSSAGDMNHRRFRNISSTNDSWKEVSEEGRMAFDKLFSRGKLPQSFSPPQAEGLKVVPRGEQDEATTVTVDLNKSAAVMDHELDTLVGPRAATFPIELSHLNMKSRRTGFKPYKRCSVEAKENRVPASDEVGTKRIRLDSEPST, translated from the exons ATGGAGATAAATTCTTCGGGTGAGGAAACAATGATAAAG GTGCGAAAGCCGTACACAATAACAAAACAGCGGGAGCGGTGGACCGAGGCAGAGCACAAACGGTTCCTTGAAGCCCTCAAACTGTATGGCAGAGCTTGGCAGCGCATAGAAG AGCACGTTGGGACAAAGACGGCCGTGCAAATCAGAAGCCATGCTCAGAAGTTCTTCACCAAG TTGGAAAAGGAAGCTATCAATAATGGTACTTCTCCGGGACAAGCTCATGATATAGACATACCTCCACCACGGCCTAAAAGAAAACCTAACTGTCCATATCCTCGAAAAGGTTGTCTCAGTTCTGAAACACCCACCAGAGAAGTTCCAAAATCAAGTGTAAGCTTGAGCAATAGCAATGCAGAAATGGGGAGCAATGGAACTCTTCAG CTCACCTGCATTCAGAAACTTCAAAGGAAGGAGTTATCTGAAAATGGCAGTTGCTCAGAAGTTATTAATATCTTTCGAGAAGCACCATCTGCCTCATTTTCTTCCTCTAACAAGAGCTCTTCAAATCATGGTGTCTCTGGGGGAATTGAACCGactaaaacagaaaacaaagataTTGCAACCATGGAAAGGAAATCTACTTCCATTGATGTGGGGAAGGATGTAAAAGATATTAATGACCAGGAAATGGAAAGGAACAACAGAGTCCACATCAGTTCTAATTATGACCGTTCTCATGAAGATTGTTTGGATAACTCAATGAAACACATGCAGTTGAAGCCAAATACCGCGGAGACAACATACACGGGTCAACATGCTGCAAGTGCCCCACTCTACCAAATGAATAAGACTGGGGCAACTGGCGCTCCAGACCCTGGAACTGAAGGAAGTCATCCTGATCAAACAAGTGATCAAGTGGGAGGAGCTAATGGAAGCATGGACTGCATCCATCCAACACTTCTGGTGGATCCAAAAATGGGCAGCAGTTCCACAGCACAGCCCTTTCCCCACAACTATGCAGGCTTTGCACCAACGATGCAATGCCACTGCAACCAAGATGCCTACAGGTCTTCTCTTAATATGTCATCCACCTTCTCCAACATGCTCGTTTCCACGTTGTTATCAAACCCCACAGTACATGCAGCCGCAAGGCTTGCAGCATCATACTGGCCAGCAGCAGACAGCAACATTCCTGTTGGTCCAAATCAAGAAGTTTTTGCTGAGAATGCTCAAGGAAGACATATTGGTTCTCCTCCAAGCATGGCTTCTGTGGTAGCAGCTACAGTTGCTGCGGCTTCGGCATGGTGGGCAACACAAGGTCTTCTCCCTCTTTTTGCTCCCCCCATGGCTTTTCCATTTGTCCCAGTTCCTACTGCTTCCTTTCCCACAGCGGATGTTCAGCGAGCTACAGAGAACTTCCCAGTGGACAACGCACCGAAGGAATGCCAAGTAGCTCAGGAGCAAGGTCAACCTGAAGCTATGATAGTTGTAGCGTCTTCTGTATCCGACGAGAGTGGAAAAGGAGAGGTGTCTCCCCACACTGAGTTAAATATATCTCCTGCTGATAAAGTTGAGACAACACCTCCCACAGGAGCTGAAACAAGTGATGCTTTCGGCAACAAGAAGAAGCAGGATCGCTCTTCATGTGGTTCCAACACGCCATCAAGTAGTGATGTAGAGGCAGAACATGTTCCTGAGAACCAAGATCAAGCCAACGACAAGACACAGCAAGCATGTTGCAGTAATTCTTCAGCTGGTGACATGAACCACCGCAGGTTTAGGAACATTTCAAGCACAAATGATTCATGGAAGGAAGTTTCCGAAGAG GGTCGTATGGCTTTCGATAAACTGTTCAGTAGAGGAAAGCTTCCCCAAAGCTTTTCTCCTCCACAAGCAGAAGGATTGAAGGTGGTACCCAGGGGGGAACAAGACGAAGCTACTACGGTGACGGTCGACCTCAACAAGAGTGCTGCAGTTATGGACCATGAACTTGATACATTGGTTGGGCCAAGAGCTGCTACCTTTCCCATTGAATTGTCACACCTGAATATGAAATCCCGCCGGACAGGCTTCAAACCTTACAAGAGGTGCTCGGTGGAAGCAAAGGAGAATAGGGTGCCGGCTTCTGACGAGGTTGGTACCAAGAGGATTCGTCTTGACAGCGAACCCTCCACGTGA